The following proteins come from a genomic window of Populus alba chromosome 12, ASM523922v2, whole genome shotgun sequence:
- the LOC118029014 gene encoding uncharacterized protein, with product MSILLENDSVFPTLENYSSTPVIYENTKPEGVHIRRYSAGDITIPYSRVRILSRYLASSTGSCHDYCKYGIKNDSETKTKTSNPILKRIPEKQGRETKKTVTSAERRRTFSVVCIPSPGSKRHNSSVPVVIGRNISSTTKKKIVLSEQLSLPVKIKDAGEKKVLVRPTLSSSVKKVVSVIPKHSVKRVSQPKGQNKVVKAEIDTYENKAMKLSQNGTLKAGLSAPPAEKILVRTRKGIHATQLPPSTEKNFIRHIKDVTTRVSRRTPLSSSALFKSSHSSASCEYHESDSMNTGANKLPSKTRPRKGGVFCTTDKNSAAIKESFRSVKVFELHPENSTSKRLKFTRRALNDRQMGEVDTGKNNLKKKEVCEGEANIAKRESEKIVLRRKDVQEKKIVQSLLNNMIEETACKLVENRKSKVKALVGAFETVISLQDSTTSSTFCAC from the coding sequence ATGTCAATACTTCTAGAGAATGATTCTGTCTTTCCGACCCTCGAGAATTATTCTTCTACTCCAGTAATTTATGAGAACACTAAGCCCGAAGGTGTTCATATAAGAAGGTACTCCGCTGGGGATATAACTATCCCCTACTCTAGAGTGAGGATTCTTTCCCGCTATCTCGCATCCTCAACTGGTTCATGCCATGATTATTGCaaatatggaataaaaaatgattcagAAACAAAGACAAAGACAAGCAATCCCATATTAAAGAGGATCCCAGAAAAGCAAGGCAGGGAGACGAAGAAGACAGTGACTTCAGCAGAAAGACGAAGAACTTTTTCTGTTGTTTGTATTCCATCTCCTGGTTCAAAAAGACACAACTCCAGTGTTCCTGTTGTCATTGGAAGAAACATTTCATCtacaactaagaaaaaaattgtactATCAGAACAGCTTTCATTACCTGTCAAGATAAAAGATGCTGGTGAGAAGAAGGTGTTGGTACGACCAACTCTTTCTTCATCTGTCAAGAAAGTTGTTTCTGTGATTCCCAAACATTCTGTGAAAAGAGTTTCTCAACCGAAGGGCCAAAATAAAGTTGTAAAAGCAGAAATAGACACTTATGAGAACAAAGCTATGAAACTGTCTCAAAATGGAACTCTCAAAGCTGGGTTATCTGCACCTCCTGCTGAGAAGATCTTGGTGCGCACTAGAAAAGGAATTCATGCTACTCAGCTGCCTCCATCCACTGAGAAGAATTTCATTAGACATATTAAGGATGTAACAACTCGAGTTAGCCGTCGAACACCCTTATCTTCTTCGGCGTTATTCAAGTCTTCCCATAGCAGTGCCTCCTGTGAATACCATGAAAGTGATTCTATGAACACAGGTGCAAACAAACTTCCATCTAAGACTAGGCCTAGGAAGGGTGGAGTATTTTGCACTACAGACAAAAATTCCGCAGCCATAAAGGAGAGCTTTAGGTCAGTAAAGGTGTTTGAACTTCATCCTGAAAATAGCACTTCGAAAAGACTCAAATTTACGAGAAGAGCTCTTAACGATCGTCAGATGGGTGAGGTTGATACCGGCAAGAACAAccttaagaaaaaagaagtttgTGAAGGTGAAGCTAATATTGCAAAAAGGGAATCTGAGAAAATTGTTTTGAGACGCAAAGAtgtgcaagaaaagaaaattgtgcAGAGTTTGTTAAATAACATGATTGAGGAGACTGCATGTAAGCTTGTCGAGAACAGGAAGAGTAAGGTGAAAGCTCTGGTCGGTGCTTTCGAAACTGTGATCTCTCTTCAGGATTCCACAACCTCGTCAACATTTTGCGCATGTTAA
- the LOC118029013 gene encoding uncharacterized protein, whose translation MLDFASKFIRGTIRLKHDFLKPGQALSGQCSDDEPSLNSSREDRLECPICWESFNIVENVPYVLWCGHSLCKNCVLGLQWALVKLPTLPILLPFFISCPWCNMLSFRLFYKGILRFPCKNYFLLWMVESMNGDRSSFSSIHSDHQPVAPLNNNPTTGNHVNPQVRNRHAMPVQIPSEQSLPNRDPSYFNAERLHLSLRKSLVYFAHMTAKFPLIVMFLLIVLYAIPTSAVILALYILITLVFALPSFLILYFSLPSLDWLVREIIT comes from the coding sequence ATGTTGGATTTTGCTTCCAAATTCATTAGAGGAACCATTAGGTTGAAGCATGACTTTTTAAAGCCAGGGCAAGCTCTTTCAGGTCAGTGCTCAGATGATGAACCTTCTTTAAACAGCAGCAGAGAGGACAGATTGGAATGCCCAATTTGCTGGGAATCCTTCAATATTGTGGAGAATGTTCCTTATGTTTTATGGTGCGGTCACAGCCTCTGTAAGAATTGTGTGCTAGGCCTGCAATGGGCCCTTGTTAAACTCCCCACACTACCTATCCTGCTTCCATTTTTCATCTCTTGTCCATGGTGTAATATGTTATCATTCAGGCTTTTTTACAAGGGGATTCTCAGATTCccttgtaaaaattattttcttttgtggaTGGTTGAGAGCATGAATGGTGACAGGTCATCTTTCTCCTCAATCCACAGTGATCATCAGCCTGTCGCTCCCTTGAACAATAATCCAACCACAGGAAATCATGTTAACCCCCAAGTAAGGAACAGGCATGCCATGCCCGTTCAAATCCCTTCAGAACAATCCCTACCTAACCGCGACCCTAGCTACTTCAATGCTGAGAGACTTCACTTGTCACTCCGCAAGTCTCTGGTATATTTTGCTCACATGACAGCTAAGTTTCCATTAATCGTCATGTTTCTTCTGATTGTTTTGTATGCAATACCCACTAGTGCCGTGATCTTAGCCCTCTACATCCTTATCACTCTTGTGTTTGCCCTCCCTTCTTTTCTCATCTTGTACTTTTCCTTACCTAGTCTGGATTGGCTGGTCAGAGAAATCATCACCTGA